The DNA region CCGATAGTGCCGTTTACCCAGCGGCGGTCGAAATCATTCTTGATAAATATGACCTGTGCACCCGGTTTCAGTACAAGCTCACGCGAAGTGGGCAGACTGCTTTCGGGAAAGTCACCAGTGACTTCTCCCCGGAAGGTAACAGCGTCTCCGGGCAGTTCTGCCAGTTTCCGGTCATTGATATAATCTACGTTATCGCGACGCGTAGCGAGGGTGATATACATATCTTCCTCATTTTCTTCGATGTCGGTTCCATAGCGGGTATTGAGTAGTTGCAGGTCAGTGGCACCGGCAGTATTGCTGCGAATATGGTCCAGAACGCTGACAAAGACTTTGTCTGTTTGGCGATAGACCTTTTCAAGTTCAATGGAAACAAGATCTATCTGGTTGAAAACCCTTGCAGAGAAAAAGTAAGGAGTAGGATAGAAGCGGTTCAGGATTTCCCGCTCATCGCCTTTTACTACAGGTTCGAGCTGGAAAACATCGCCTACTAACAAGAGTTGTTTCCCACCGAAAGGTTCGCGCAGGTTGCGTGAGTAGACACGCAGGATACGGTCTACGGCGTCAATAATATCTGCCCGTACCATGGAAATCTCATCGATAATAATGAGTTCCAGTTCTTCCAGTAGTTTTCGTTGGGGTTTGGTGTATCTGAAGAATTCGTGAATGCGTCCGCGCTGCAAACTCAGATTCGGATCGTCGGGAAGCAAAGGATGAAACGGTAGTTTGAAAAAACTATGCAGGGTGCTGCCACCAGCATTGATGGCGGCGATACCGGTAGGCGCCAATACCACATGTTTCTTTTTTATATTCTCGCAGATATATCTCAGAAAGGTAGATTTACCCGTACCCGCCTTTCCGGTCAGAAACACGGACTGGCGGGTATATTGTATGAGACTCAGAGCATCCTGGAACTCTTTGTTGTTGGTATCTACTGACTGCGACAAAATTAAAGATTGATAATTAAAGATTAAAGGAAGACTATATGATGGAGAAATGGCGGAGGGCATTGGTTACTCCGTCTTCATCTACCGAAGTCGTTATATAATTGGCATGTTCTTTCACCTCATCCACGGCATTGCCCATGGCTACACCAATAGCGGCATGGCGGAGCATGCTTACATCGTTGCCGCCGTCGCCGAATGCCATTGTTTCTTCCAGGCGGATACCAAAGTGGTTGATGATTTCGTCAATGCCTTTCTGTTTGGTGTTTCCTTTGGCAGTGATGTCGGCAAAAGCAGGAAACCAGCGTCCGGCTTCGCAACCAGGCAATTGAGGAAGAATCACTTGCTCTTGTTCCAGTGTGATAAACGGAGTCATCTGGAAAATCTCCTGTCCGATAGCTTCTTCGGGCGTCTTTTCCGGAATGATATCTACTTTCAGAAAGTCGTTGAATATCTTTTTCACCATATTGTCCGGCTGGCAGACGCAGATATCATGTTCGCCTACAAAGATACAAGGAAAATTTTGTTCGGAGGAGATGCGTGCCAATGTCTGTACGTCAGCAGCGGGAATCGCGCTCTTGTAAATCACTTCTTCACCTACGAAACAATATCCTCCGTTCATGGTTATATAACCGTCTATTAATTCGCGGTCCTGCAAGGCGGAAAGGTTGTTGATGATAACTGCGGGGCGTCCCGTAGCGATAAAAATCCGAATGCCTTTGGCTTTGGCAGCGGCGATGGCTTCGATGGTGGTTTGGGGAATAGCATGGGTGTTAAAACTCACTAAAGTGCCGTCGATGTCAAAAAACAGGGCTTTAATCATATAATTTCTATTTTACTTGGATGCAAAAGTACTCAAAAGTGAGGATATTTTGTACTTTTGCCTCCTAAAGAAATCGTAAATAGTCATTATACATT from Bacteroides sp. MSB163 includes:
- a CDS encoding Cof-type HAD-IIB family hydrolase, which produces MIKALFFDIDGTLVSFNTHAIPQTTIEAIAAAKAKGIRIFIATGRPAVIINNLSALQDRELIDGYITMNGGYCFVGEEVIYKSAIPAADVQTLARISSEQNFPCIFVGEHDICVCQPDNMVKKIFNDFLKVDIIPEKTPEEAIGQEIFQMTPFITLEQEQVILPQLPGCEAGRWFPAFADITAKGNTKQKGIDEIINHFGIRLEETMAFGDGGNDVSMLRHAAIGVAMGNAVDEVKEHANYITTSVDEDGVTNALRHFSII